In Streptomyces qaidamensis, one DNA window encodes the following:
- a CDS encoding MFS transporter codes for MQHEQDPAQRLPVRHPRPALHQLRSRLGQQRLDQRPQFIRHDPRPRLSLSHDQTNDHPSRKSLDQQLLLGPLKATFARTSWHHRPLRGASQAGLITNLNDGLTWGVFPLLFTDHGLGLAAVGLIKGLYPILWGLGQIPTGHLVDRIGRKPLIAYGMLVQAVGFVLALALLDRPLFAGVLSAVFPGLGTAMVYPALIASISDHAHPA; via the coding sequence GTGCAGCACGAACAGGATCCCGCACAACGCCTGCCGGTCCGGCACCCGCGGCCGGCCCTCCACCAACTTCGGTCCCGGCTCGGGCAACAACGGCTCGATCAGCGACCACAGTTCATCCGACACGATCCACGGCCGCGACTGTCGCTTTCCCACGACCAGACCAACGACCACCCCAGCCGAAAGTCACTTGATCAACAACTTCTGTTAGGACCTCTAAAGGCCACCTTCGCGCGCACGTCCTGGCACCACCGCCCCCTGCGCGGCGCCAGCCAGGCCGGGCTGATCACCAACCTCAACGACGGTCTCACCTGGGGCGTCTTCCCCCTGCTCTTCACCGACCACGGCCTCGGACTCGCCGCCGTCGGCCTGATCAAGGGCCTCTACCCGATCCTGTGGGGGCTCGGGCAGATCCCCACCGGCCACCTCGTCGACCGCATCGGCCGCAAGCCCCTGATCGCCTACGGCATGCTCGTCCAGGCCGTCGGCTTCGTCCTCGCCCTCGCCCTGCTGGACCGGCCGCTGTTCGCGGGCGTCCTGTCCGCGGTCTTCCCGGGCCTGGGCACCGCCATGGTCTACCCGGCCCTCATCGCGTCCATCTCCGACCACGCCCACCCCGCCTGA